The following proteins are co-located in the Clostridiales bacterium genome:
- a CDS encoding M23 family metallopeptidase: MHRFVSFTKKLKWFGLLGLLGYVTPYENLKLLWLIWLLCFFEIIAEWRILCQSMLQLIGIFAVNLRPSDRQSLAVSTRTENCYRLPFTGQWTVVNGGIDKEMSHSWSIPAQRYAYDFLILDEEGKSHMGDPRKPESYYCYNRDILAPCDGTVLSIQDGYEDSLIDGKGSADCRAKDIRGNHILISHGDNEYSLIAHIKKNSFLVGIGDMVTRGQVMAKCGNSGNSSEPHIHYQLQDGESFYFSSGMPVGFCDIKAEKKANYSSLDPRKVHDRLVRADDITYIQRGWAVENLQP; this comes from the coding sequence GTGCATCGCTTTGTATCGTTCACAAAAAAACTGAAATGGTTCGGATTGTTGGGCCTCCTGGGGTATGTAACCCCTTATGAAAACCTGAAGCTCCTATGGCTGATATGGCTGCTGTGCTTCTTTGAAATTATTGCTGAGTGGCGGATTCTCTGCCAATCAATGCTGCAGCTGATAGGGATTTTTGCAGTAAACCTTAGACCATCAGACAGGCAGTCCCTTGCTGTAAGCACAAGGACTGAAAATTGCTATCGCCTGCCGTTCACAGGGCAGTGGACCGTGGTCAATGGAGGCATTGATAAAGAAATGTCCCATTCCTGGAGCATTCCGGCTCAGCGCTATGCTTATGATTTCCTGATTCTGGATGAAGAAGGGAAAAGCCACATGGGAGATCCGCGGAAGCCTGAAAGCTACTATTGCTATAATCGGGATATCCTTGCACCATGTGACGGCACCGTATTATCGATTCAGGATGGCTATGAGGACAGCCTTATTGACGGAAAAGGAAGTGCAGACTGCAGAGCAAAAGACATCAGAGGAAACCATATTCTGATCAGCCACGGAGATAATGAATACAGTCTGATCGCTCATATTAAAAAAAATAGCTTCCTTGTTGGGATTGGAGATATGGTGACTCGCGGTCAGGTGATGGCAAAATGCGGAAATTCAGGGAATTCATCGGAACCCCATATCCATTATCAACTGCAGGACGGCGAGAGCTTTTATTTTTCATCAGGGATGCCTGTGGGATTCTGCGACATTAAGGCTGAGAAAAAGGCGAATTATTCTAGTTTGGATCCCAGGAAGGTTCATGACCGTCTTGTACGAGCAGATGATATAACTTATATCCAGAGAGGCTGGGCCGTAGAAAACCTGCAACCTTAA
- a CDS encoding helix-turn-helix transcriptional regulator — MAHIVFLIHILAFIFGCVCIIFSALLYRKYKNGIARYYTLFLTSLLMILLERTFTYYKLASILEGQYSDVVFWVISCMGCGLLIFSLPLLLGELLGLAISKRKRLIFGLLAFLPTIALVLYYTLPYKILILNIIDAILFLLLLYCFCLAVVLRSSFKSLDMKRMISPFMILLAVWLPAVFLDFRLQQVPGIQNLFPYGFLSIPIFYTAWNILTVYYGRNYLDLVMLSSRREGDGLLENLLGEKLGMKAKAEDEDEAGVLEERESKGERDHGFGLTDREQDVAALLIKGYSYQKISEELFISLSTARTHGYNIYKKVGVSNKVELTNRLKYQPPHTDEVAKNTLKIE, encoded by the coding sequence ATGGCACATATCGTTTTTTTGATTCATATTTTGGCTTTCATTTTTGGCTGTGTTTGTATTATATTTTCAGCATTGCTTTATAGAAAGTACAAGAACGGAATCGCAAGGTATTATACATTATTTTTAACCTCTCTGCTGATGATACTACTGGAGAGAACCTTCACCTATTACAAGCTGGCAAGTATCTTGGAAGGGCAGTATTCCGATGTTGTCTTCTGGGTAATCTCCTGCATGGGATGCGGGCTTTTAATTTTTTCCCTGCCGCTGCTTCTGGGTGAGCTGCTTGGGCTTGCCATTTCTAAGAGAAAGAGGCTTATCTTTGGTCTGCTTGCATTCCTTCCGACCATAGCACTTGTATTATATTACACACTTCCGTACAAGATACTAATTCTCAATATCATTGATGCGATCCTGTTTTTGCTGCTGCTGTATTGTTTCTGTCTAGCCGTTGTGCTGCGCAGTTCCTTTAAGTCGCTGGATATGAAACGGATGATTTCTCCCTTTATGATTCTCCTGGCTGTCTGGCTGCCAGCAGTATTTCTTGATTTCCGGCTGCAGCAGGTTCCTGGCATACAGAATCTCTTTCCATATGGATTTTTATCCATCCCAATTTTCTATACGGCGTGGAATATCCTTACGGTTTATTACGGACGAAATTATTTGGATCTTGTAATGCTCTCGTCGAGAAGGGAAGGCGATGGATTACTGGAAAACCTCCTGGGAGAAAAGTTAGGAATGAAGGCTAAGGCGGAGGATGAGGATGAGGCAGGAGTGCTGGAAGAGAGGGAGTCGAAAGGAGAACGCGATCATGGGTTTGGACTCACAGACCGGGAGCAGGATGTGGCCGCATTGCTGATCAAAGGGTATAGCTATCAAAAGATCAGCGAAGAACTGTTTATTTCACTCTCCACCGCCAGAACCCATGGATATAATATCTATAAGAAGGTCGGTGTCAGCAATAAGGTCGAACTGACCAATCGATTGAAATACCAGCCGCCTCATACAGATGAAGTAGCCAAAAATACACTAAAAATAGAGTAA
- a CDS encoding alpha/beta hydrolase, which yields MNFRKLMLKAAAFTAGLIILCIVVSLPFYYYDMSKLKEALEAGSKTIQSPYGTIEYVDIGEGIPVLVSHGTMGGSDFGALQAKGYLSGKYRLIVPSRFGYLRSAMAEDASFEAQADCFAYLLDSLNVDQVIVEGMSAGGVPAMQFAARYPEKCAGLILLSTVAYAPPSVYKSQDLPVPGFVYDTMLKSDYFFWVLLKLTPSAVHNIAGASESLKRNCSPEELKLLNRLGWSFLPVSQRFEGWKQDSRNINSLTGLPLDQITAPTLIVSADDDTVAPQAWSRYTAEQIAGSQLVTYKTGGHMLLGHMEELRELTGSFINEAYAAEDWKSEVQ from the coding sequence ATGAATTTCAGAAAATTGATGTTGAAAGCGGCAGCCTTTACAGCAGGGCTCATTATTCTATGTATCGTCGTTTCGCTGCCATTCTATTATTATGATATGTCTAAGCTGAAAGAAGCTTTGGAAGCCGGAAGTAAAACCATTCAATCTCCATATGGGACAATTGAGTATGTGGATATCGGAGAAGGAATTCCGGTTCTGGTTTCCCATGGCACCATGGGAGGCAGTGACTTTGGTGCGCTTCAGGCGAAGGGTTATCTCAGCGGCAAATATCGATTGATTGTACCTTCGCGGTTTGGATATCTTCGGTCTGCTATGGCGGAGGATGCTTCCTTCGAAGCGCAAGCAGATTGTTTTGCTTACCTGCTGGATTCCCTCAATGTGGATCAGGTAATCGTAGAGGGCATGTCCGCAGGCGGTGTTCCGGCAATGCAATTTGCGGCGCGTTATCCGGAAAAGTGCGCCGGCCTGATCTTGCTTTCCACAGTGGCTTATGCTCCCCCATCTGTCTATAAGTCCCAGGATCTTCCTGTCCCCGGTTTTGTGTATGATACGATGCTGAAGTCCGACTATTTTTTCTGGGTGCTGCTCAAGCTAACGCCCTCGGCAGTTCACAATATTGCCGGAGCATCGGAAAGCCTGAAGCGTAATTGCAGCCCGGAAGAACTGAAACTGCTGAACCGGCTAGGCTGGTCTTTTCTGCCAGTTTCCCAAAGGTTTGAAGGATGGAAGCAGGACAGTCGGAATATTAACAGCTTGACTGGATTGCCCCTTGATCAGATCACGGCCCCAACCCTAATCGTGAGTGCGGATGATGATACCGTTGCACCTCAGGCTTGGAGCCGGTATACTGCAGAGCAGATTGCAGGAAGCCAGCTTGTAACTTACAAAACAGGTGGACATATGCTGCTGGGGCACATGGAAGAGCTGAGGGAGCTGACAGGAAGCTTCATCAATGAGGCGTATGCTGCTGAAGACTGGAAATCGGAGGTACAATAA
- a CDS encoding glycosyltransferase gives MKVLILGNRLFSVDMLWGFLKAGCDAQIINASNENQIQQIFSTTDADLLITLGTPIELKAEAMKVVGSSRPQHLKYIHWDTDGISSKYFASVSGDGIEMDVIYNSRPDLVLTMCPEMRELIIEKGFPCEMMHYAYSPVSHQPLPGYENDKYFINLIGNSYSMFVKSHPDHYRYHSLKILLKPLLENKYTVHLYGDSGYAATVKQILGMDVPTLTYHNYMPYERTCAAYNSSFINLVTQNHPHTITKRTFEILGSGGFALSADNEAIRKLFVPGRDLIVSSSPEETMELVHYYEKNQDEWRKIRENAVVSVENHTYKQRAEYILKLLEKYYY, from the coding sequence ATGAAAGTTCTTATCCTTGGAAATAGATTGTTTTCTGTCGATATGCTGTGGGGTTTTCTGAAAGCTGGCTGCGACGCGCAGATTATTAACGCATCAAATGAAAATCAAATCCAGCAAATATTTAGCACAACAGATGCCGACCTCCTCATCACCCTGGGGACCCCCATAGAACTGAAGGCGGAAGCGATGAAAGTAGTAGGAAGCAGCAGGCCGCAGCATTTGAAATATATCCATTGGGATACTGATGGCATTTCAAGCAAATACTTCGCCTCGGTATCAGGAGACGGCATCGAAATGGATGTTATCTACAATTCAAGGCCCGACCTGGTTCTGACCATGTGCCCGGAGATGCGTGAACTCATTATTGAGAAGGGCTTCCCTTGCGAAATGATGCATTATGCATACAGCCCGGTTTCCCATCAGCCGTTGCCAGGCTATGAGAATGATAAATATTTTATTAACCTGATTGGGAATTCCTATTCCATGTTTGTGAAATCTCATCCTGATCATTACCGGTACCATTCTCTAAAAATTTTGCTGAAACCACTACTGGAAAATAAATACACGGTTCACCTTTACGGAGACTCGGGTTACGCAGCCACGGTAAAACAAATTCTTGGAATGGATGTCCCTACGCTGACTTATCACAACTATATGCCCTATGAACGAACCTGCGCCGCATATAACAGCAGCTTTATCAATTTGGTAACGCAAAACCATCCGCATACAATTACCAAGCGCACCTTTGAAATTTTAGGTTCTGGCGGTTTTGCACTCTCTGCAGATAATGAGGCAATTAGAAAGCTTTTCGTTCCAGGGCGTGATCTCATCGTTTCCTCTTCCCCTGAAGAAACCATGGAACTGGTCCATTATTACGAAAAGAATCAAGATGAATGGAGAAAGATTCGAGAAAACGCAGTTGTAAGCGTGGAAAACCACACTTACAAACAGCGAGCGGAATATATTTTAAAGCTGCTGGAAAAATACTACTATTAG
- a CDS encoding SDR family oxidoreductase translates to MKILITGSNGFVGRNLCAHLEAMGYDNLLKYDRPDDETVLQQYTSDCDFVFHLAGINRPDDESDFAGNYLLTAVLLEALKKENRRIPVLMSSSVQALLDNPYGRSKKKAEDLVLAYGRETQADFYIYRLPNVFGKWCAPNYNSAVATFCHNTARGLPLRIDDPQSALTLVYIDDVLNAFTAALQGEALRNGDFCEVDPVYHTTVGSLVEIIRSFPQSRENLTVPKVSDPLIRKLYSTYLSYLPEEEFRYPLLEHKDHRGLFAEALKSVDAGQVSVNITKPGMVKAGHWHHTKTEKLIVVSGSGLIRFRRLGDEKLLLYPVSAERLEVLDIPPGYTHDILNTGSSDMVMLVWANQIFDPSNPDTHPAIVDPASSLPHLGGV, encoded by the coding sequence ATGAAGATACTAATCACCGGCTCCAATGGCTTTGTCGGCAGAAACTTATGTGCTCACTTAGAGGCTATGGGCTATGACAACCTTTTGAAATATGACCGCCCTGACGACGAGACAGTATTGCAGCAATATACTTCTGACTGTGATTTCGTTTTTCATCTTGCCGGAATCAACCGTCCGGACGACGAGTCCGACTTTGCAGGAAATTATCTGCTGACCGCCGTGCTTTTGGAGGCGCTGAAAAAAGAAAATAGAAGGATACCTGTGCTGATGTCTTCGTCCGTGCAGGCCCTTCTTGATAATCCATACGGCCGAAGCAAAAAGAAAGCAGAGGATCTGGTTCTTGCGTATGGCCGTGAAACGCAGGCTGATTTTTATATCTATCGTCTGCCAAATGTTTTCGGCAAGTGGTGTGCGCCGAATTATAACAGCGCTGTCGCCACATTTTGTCATAATACGGCCAGGGGACTTCCCCTGCGGATTGACGATCCCCAATCAGCATTGACGCTGGTGTATATTGACGACGTTTTGAATGCTTTTACAGCAGCGCTCCAGGGAGAAGCCCTGCGAAATGGCGATTTCTGCGAAGTCGATCCAGTCTATCACACTACGGTAGGCAGTTTGGTTGAAATCATAAGAAGCTTTCCACAAAGCAGAGAGAACCTCACGGTTCCCAAAGTGAGCGATCCGTTGATTCGTAAGCTCTACAGCACTTACCTGAGCTATCTGCCGGAAGAGGAATTCCGTTATCCGCTCCTGGAACACAAAGACCACCGCGGACTCTTCGCAGAGGCGCTTAAGTCAGTGGATGCTGGTCAGGTCTCTGTTAACATTACAAAACCCGGTATGGTGAAGGCTGGACATTGGCACCACACAAAAACAGAAAAGCTCATCGTTGTCTCCGGTTCCGGCCTAATCCGATTCCGCAGACTGGGGGATGAGAAACTTCTGCTTTATCCAGTCTCAGCAGAACGGCTGGAGGTGTTGGATATCCCGCCGGGATATACTCACGATATCCTCAACACCGGAAGTTCTGATATGGTTATGCTTGTATGGGCCAATCAAATCTTCGACCCAAGCAATCCTGATACACATCCCGCGATTGTAGATCCAGCATCGTCCCTCCCTCATTTAGGGGGTGTCTGA
- a CDS encoding NAD-dependent epimerase/dehydratase family protein, translated as MFKDKTLLITGGTGSFGNAVLKRFLDTEIAEIRIFSRDEKKQDDMRKAYNNNKLKFLLGDVRDITSVKNAVQGVDYIFHAAALKQVPSCEFFPLEALKTNALGTENVLSSAIEEGVKKVVCLSTDKAVYPVNAMGMSKAIMEKIFMAKSRSSKDTLICGTRYGNVMASRGSVIPLFIEQIKSGRPLTITDPDMTRFLMNLEEAIDLVLFAFQNAQPGDLMVKKSPASTIGVLAQVLKELFHVDNEIEIIGVRMGEKMHETLLTREERAAALDMSDYFRVPAEESRLNYAKYFSDGNRSLGELQEYNSSNTHRLTAQELKQTLLDCEYVAEELRMWNSQ; from the coding sequence ATGTTCAAAGACAAGACGCTGCTCATCACCGGTGGAACGGGTTCCTTCGGAAATGCCGTACTCAAACGGTTTCTTGATACGGAAATCGCTGAGATCAGAATCTTCTCCCGTGATGAAAAAAAACAGGATGATATGCGAAAAGCATACAACAACAACAAGCTAAAATTTTTACTCGGAGATGTCCGGGATATTACCAGTGTAAAAAACGCCGTACAAGGTGTTGACTATATCTTTCACGCAGCAGCACTGAAACAGGTGCCAAGCTGCGAGTTCTTTCCTCTGGAAGCCTTGAAAACCAATGCACTCGGCACGGAAAACGTGCTGTCTTCTGCCATAGAAGAGGGTGTTAAAAAAGTAGTCTGCCTATCCACAGATAAGGCCGTCTATCCAGTCAACGCCATGGGAATGTCCAAAGCGATCATGGAGAAAATCTTCATGGCCAAATCTCGGTCGTCAAAAGACACGCTGATCTGCGGCACTCGTTACGGAAATGTGATGGCATCGAGGGGGTCTGTGATTCCTCTGTTTATCGAACAGATCAAAAGCGGGAGGCCACTCACCATAACCGATCCTGATATGACCCGATTCCTAATGAATTTAGAAGAGGCCATTGATCTTGTTCTATTTGCTTTCCAGAATGCACAGCCCGGCGATCTCATGGTCAAGAAATCTCCCGCTTCAACCATTGGTGTCCTGGCGCAGGTTTTAAAGGAGCTCTTTCATGTAGATAACGAGATTGAAATCATCGGTGTCAGAATGGGTGAAAAGATGCACGAGACGCTGCTTACCCGTGAAGAACGGGCGGCGGCTCTGGATATGTCAGATTATTTTCGCGTACCGGCGGAAGAAAGCAGACTCAACTATGCGAAATATTTTAGTGACGGGAACCGAAGCCTTGGTGAACTGCAGGAGTATAATTCCAGCAATACCCACCGGCTGACAGCTCAGGAACTAAAACAAACTCTGCTGGACTGCGAATATGTTGCGGAGGAATTAAGGATGTGGAACAGTCAATGA